The Phyllostomus discolor isolate MPI-MPIP mPhyDis1 chromosome 4, mPhyDis1.pri.v3, whole genome shotgun sequence genome window below encodes:
- the LOC114495108 gene encoding LOW QUALITY PROTEIN: low-density lipoprotein receptor-related protein 11-like (The sequence of the model RefSeq protein was modified relative to this genomic sequence to represent the inferred CDS: inserted 4 bases in 3 codons; substituted 1 base at 1 genomic stop codon), whose translation MTPVAEVPAGDRAPAVLGAHPGSRGGRALSLQGLLPPLPPRRSTGPAVACRPRALRPTSAHVLCCRPPWPWPPQRARDLSSGSRHGTPRCAGCCCSACGCGVVSRPGTQLSSVQQLLEDFRRQLPQEQPQKKLERELCAGGRPQQXCPGPGGGSYSVMSDAIIRIKDSVAAGAIFRRATAALRDWQQSVEACCSEPRCSVAVVELPRRPGSPAPALGCYLFNCTARGRSVCRFALHRDCSSYSLSRALEGQQXLGARVPATAQASPLLEKDEPPLSKAGRDVXLPAGEVTLDGRESTDDHAIVRYEWALLQGDPSVDMKVPESGTLKLSHLREGTYTFQLTVTDTALQRSSDNVSVTVLSLVLSPGGCSXACSRYHFFCDDGCCIDITLACDGVEQCPDGSDEAFCHSLSLEQKAETHIATSQPRTRGPSKDAAAAFLLEKSQKATAPNRPPASSDTEKRDRSTFRGPRIQTDPVMPAKDLRQVLHKEPHFL comes from the exons ATGACTCCTGTGGCTGAGGTTCCCGCCGGCGACCGCGCGCCGGCGGTCTTGGGGGCGCATCCGGGCTCCCGGGGAGGCCGCGCTTTGAGTCTCCAGGGCCTCCTCCCGCCGCTGCCGCCCCGGAGAAGCACTGGGCCCGCGGTTGCATGCCGGCCTCGCGCTCTACGGCCCACCTCGGCTCACGTCCTCTGCTGCCGGCCGCCCTGGCCTTGGCCGCCCCAGAGAGCCCGGGATCTGAGCTCAGGCAGCCGCCACGGCACCCCGCGCTGCGcgggctgctgctgctctgcctgtggCTGCGGAGTGGTCTCCCGGCCGGGCACGCAGCTGTCCAGCGTGCAGCAGCTCCTGGAGGACTTCCGCCGGCAGCTGCCGCAGGAGCAGCCACAGAAGAAGCTGGAGCGGGAGCTGTGCGCTGGCGGCCGCCCACAGCA CTGTCCCGGGCCGGGCGGCGGCAGCTACAGCGTCATGTCGGACGCCATCATCCGCATCAAGGACTCGGTCGCCGCGGGCGCCATCTTCCGGAGAGCCACGGCGGCCTTGCGGGACTGGCAGCAGTCCGTAGAGGCTTGCTGCTCTGAGCCGCGCTGCTCCGTGGCGGTGGTGGAATTGCCCCGGCGGCCCGGGTCCCCGGCCCCCGCGCTCGGATGTTACCTCTTCAACTGCACTGCGAGGGGCCGCAGCGTCTGCAGGTTCGCGCTGCACCGGGACTGCAGTAGCTACAGCCTCAGCCGCGCCCTGGAAGGGCAGC ACCTGGGAGCTCGCGTCCCGGCCACCGCCCAGGCCTCGCCTCTACTGG AAAAGGATGAGCCTCCCCTCAGCAAGGCCGGGCGGGACG GTCTGCCCGCAGGCGAGGTGACTTTGGATGGCCGTGAGAGCACAGATGACCATGCCATCGTCCGGTACGAGTGGGCACTGCTGCAGGGTGACCCCTCGGTGGACATGAAG GTACCTGAGTCGGGAACCCTGAAGCTGTCCCACTTACGGGAAGGAACGTACACCTTTCAGCTCACTGTGACGGACACCGCCTTGCAGAGGAGCTCCGACAATGTCTCGGTGACCGTGCTGTCCCTAGTCTTGTCCCCGGGAG GGTGCTCGTAGGCTTGCTCGCGCTACCACTTCTTCTGTGACGACGGCTGTTGCATCGACATCACACTGGCCTGCGATGGAGTGGAGCAGTGTCCGGACGGGTCTGACGAAGCTTTCTGTCACAGCC TGAGCCTGGAGCAGAAGGCCGAGACTCACATAGCGACTTCCCAGCCTAGAACCAGAGGACCAAGCAAAGATGCAGCAGCCGCCTTCTTGCTGGAGAAGTCTCAGAAAGCCACGGCCCCAAACAGGCCACCTGCATCATCGGACACGGAGAAGAGGGATCGTTCCACCTTTCGGGGACCAAGGATTCAAACGGACCCCGTGATGCCAGCTAAGGACTTGAGACAGGTTCTCCACAAAGAGCCTCATTTTCTGTAA
- the RAET1E gene encoding retinoic acid early transcript 1E, producing MEGPGLRPLSQQPGPSQGDPRLPVCCLFSPTGARSLVINLTVQSQSRPGQPWYKFQGSVDKEPFLQYDSDSNKVRPLGALGEKVKATRLWTELPQTLRDMGPELRMTVTDIRLERNKTRGPLTLQAELSCQCEVGRCTSGPLKFNISEQTTLVFEPMSKNWIVVSPGAREVKEDWEKNGQVERFRKISTGDCNRWLGDFLNHWEKVLEPSGPAMGFPTGFRDPIPPPRAQEFAPTLGNASVIRHH from the exons ATGGAGGGACCTGGGCTGAGACCCCTCTCTCAGCAGCCAGGCCCTTCGCAGGGAGACCCCAGGCTGCCTGTCTGCTGTTTGTTTTCCCCCACAGGTGCTCGCTCTCTTGTCATCAACCTCACCGTCCAGTCCCAGTCCAGACCTGGGCAGCCCTGGTATAAATTCCAGGGCTCAGTGGATAAAGAGCCTTTCCTTCAGTATGACAGTGACAGCAACAAGGTCAGACCTTTGGGTGCCCTGGGAGAGAAGGTAAAGGCCACCAGATTATGGACAGAATTGCCACAAACACTGAGAGACATGGGGCCCGAGCTCAGGATGACCGTGACTGACATCAGACTGGAGAGAAACAAGACCAGGG GTCCCCTAACCCTGCAGGCCGAGCTGTCCTGCCAGTGTGAAGTAGGACGATGCACTAGTGGGCCCTTGAAGTTTAACATCAGTGAACAGACCACCCTCGTCTTTGAACCAATGAGCAAGAACTGGATAGTTGTTAGTCCTGGAGCCAGAGAGGTCAAGGAGGACTGGGAGAAGAATGGACAGGTGGAGCGTTTCAGGAAGATCTCAACGGGAGATTGCAATCGCTGGCTTGGGGACTTCTTAAACCACTGGGAGAAAGTGCTGGAGCCCTCAG GGCCTGCCATGGGCTTTCCCACCGGCTTCCGGGATCCCATTCCACCTCCCCGAGCACAGGAGTTCGCGCCTACACTGGGCAATGCTTCAGTCATCAGGCACCACTAG